The Paenibacillus dendritiformis region GAGGGCGGCGACACCGCCTTGTCGCTTGCCCTGGCGCAAGGGCATCGGCATACAGCCGAGTTCCTGCGCCGGAACGGGGCCAAGGCGTAGGCAGGCCACAGACTCTGCCTGGAGGGGAAGTGAGGATAGACGCGCCACTAAATGAAGAAAGGACAGCGATTCAGCCGCTGTCCTTTCTCATGTCTCACCCTAAGCAGTACGCCTGTTACGCTGAGTGCTCTATGAAACTCGTGAAATCCGCCAGACGATCCGCATCAACATCCTGTCTTCCATACGCGTCAAGAAACCGCTCATGATACCGGTCTGTCTTCAGATTATAGCGAAGCGTCCACAATCCCCAGTACAGATCGAAATGTCTGTCGCCGACTCCGCCATTCCCCACATCGATAAACGATCGAAATGAGAAGCGATCCAGAATCACATTCGGCAGGCAATAATCCCCGTGAATCAAGACATCATCGCTGGTGAAATTCTCCAAGCGATGCACAAGTCCGGGATCGATCCCCTTGTCGATCGCTTCCTCCAGCATCTCTGCCGTCCGGTGCGGATAAGGACAGCCGTCTACCGGAAGCGAATGCAGCATCCGCAGCGATTCGCCGAAGACAGCCGCCAATCTGTCCGGCTGTTCAAGATGCACGGCCTCGGCGCCATCCTGCCCTTCC contains the following coding sequences:
- a CDS encoding aminoglycoside 3'-phosphotransferase, whose protein sequence is MKRTEITFDFGTVPGAMRPYLEQATIYDSSCSEAAKTLFVEGAEHAFLKICAGGSLERECRMTRFMHGLGLAPDVIAYESDGERDYLLTEAVEGQDGAEAVHLEQPDRLAAVFGESLRMLHSLPVDGCPYPHRTAEMLEEAIDKGIDPGLVHRLENFTSDDVLIHGDYCLPNVILDRFSFRSFIDVGNGGVGDRHFDLYWGLWTLRYNLKTDRYHERFLDAYGRQDVDADRLADFTSFIEHSA